TTCCATCAACAACCCGTTGCGGGTGGAGCGGATGAGCGAGTTCCGCTATGCCGTGACGGGCACGCCGACGGATGCGGTGCTGCTGGCGGTGAAGAGTATTTTTGCGGGGCAGAAGAAGCCGGACCTGGTGCTTTCGGGCGTGAACCGTGGCAGCAACCTGGCGGAGGATATCACCTATTCCGGCACCATTGCGGCCGCGATGGAAGGCACGTTGCTGGATATCCCCTCCATCGCCTTCAGCCAGAGCACCTTTTCGCATGAGGACACGCCCTGGGCGACGACGGAGGCGCACCTTGCCGCCGTCATCACCAAGCTGGT
This bacterium DNA region includes the following protein-coding sequences:
- the surE gene encoding 5'/3'-nucleotidase SurE, whose protein sequence is MRILISNDDGVHAKGIEILERVARSLCDDVWVVAPLTEQSGAGHSLSINNPLRVERMSEFRYAVTGTPTDAVLLAVKSIFAGQKKPDLVLSGVNRGSNLAEDITYSGTIAAAMEGTLLDIPSIAFSQSTFSHEDTPWATTEAHLAAVITKLVAVGWPPNVLMNVNFPPCAPGEVKGIAPCPHGRRAIG